Within Myxococcales bacterium, the genomic segment GCGGGCATTGCATTTTATGCTTTTTTGTCAGCCGCTCCCTTGGCCGTCATTGCCGTGGCCATCGCCGGGATGGTGTTTGGCGAAACTGCTGCCCGTGGCGAGCTCCATGCGGGATTGGTGCGTTATCTCGGGGCGGAAGGCGCCGGTCTCGCCACGCGGCTGATTTTGTCCACGCATGACTCGGCCCAGGGCCTATGGGCCTCGGCGATCAGTTTGGTGATCATGGCATTTGCCGCAAGCCGCTTGTTTGCGGAGCTTGAACGCGCGCTCAATCTCGTGTGGGGTATCGCGCCTAAGAAGCCCGAGGGGCTTCGCAATAAGACCAAGGCAATTTTCAATAAGCGTATGCGAGCTTTTGCGTACGTCCTAGCGGCATCGCTCGGACTCATGGCGGTGCTTTTGGCCAAAATGCTAACGGACGCCTTGCTTGCGGTTGCCCCGGGCACACTACTCACCCACCCGCTCGTTATTGATTTTTTGCAATTTGCCGGCTTGATAGTGACACTGACCGGCTTCAACGCGGTGGTGTTTGCAAACCTGCCACGCACCGATCTTTCGTGGCGCGATGTGAGGGTCGGTGCCATCGTGACTGCATTCCTGGTCGCCGTGGGTGCCTTGGTCGCAGGGCTGTACAC encodes:
- a CDS encoding YihY/virulence factor BrkB family protein, coding for MALLRRVLKRFHEIGGPLISAGIAFYAFLSAAPLAVIAVAIAGMVFGETAARGELHAGLVRYLGAEGAGLATRLILSTHDSAQGLWASAISLVIMAFAASRLFAELERALNLVWGIAPKKPEGLRNKTKAIFNKRMRAFAYVLAASLGLMAVLLAKMLTDALLAVAPGTLLTHPLVIDFLQFAGLIVTLTGFNAVVFANLPRTDLSWRDVRVGAIVTAFLVAVGALVAGLYTRQATLTSTYGAAGTFALILIWAYYSCQVFVLGAVFTCIWTGEHSMTTHNEFEHHAATSHHTVS